A single genomic interval of Helianthus annuus cultivar XRQ/B chromosome 6, HanXRQr2.0-SUNRISE, whole genome shotgun sequence harbors:
- the LOC110864259 gene encoding CSC1-like protein At3g21620 isoform X1: protein MATVSDITVSAAINSLSALLFLVAFAILRLQPVNDRVYFPKWYLKGIRENPSTAGPYVKKFLNLDVRMYLRFLNWVPAALRMPEPELIDHAGLDSAVYIRIYLLGLLLTCLDPPVSLISNFHLPMLIILCSLKIFVPIALLAFGVLLPVNYTGRNFNTMSDDMKDLAFGEIDKFSISNVPPASKRLIAHILMAYVFTFWTCYVLYKEYKIVTDMRLHFLASQKRRADQFTVLVRNVPSDPDESVSEHVDHFFRVNHPDQYFLHKVVHNANKLAQMVEQKKDLQNRLIYYTNKHERNPNKRPTTKAGFWGLWGKKIDAIDYYTQEIEKLSKEELAERERVIDDPKSVVPAAFVSFRSRWGAAVCAQTQQTRNPTRWLTDWAPEPRDVYWNNLAIPFVELNVRKLIMAVALFGLTFCFMVPIAIVQTLANIEYIGKVLPFLKPLINKGSVKSFIQGFLPGIVLKIFLLVLPMILMEMSKIEGYVAFSALEARSAGKYHLFLLVNVFFGSIITGTALQQLKEFLKQSPSQMPETVGVSIPMKATFFITYIMVDGWAGVAAEILRVVPLVIYHLKNIFLVKTEKDRDEAMDPGSLLWPITEPRLQLYFLLGLVYSTVTPILLPFIIVFFAFAYLVFRHQVINVYHQKYESAASYWPGVHHRILIGLIISQITLLGLLSTKEAANSTPLLLALPILTLWFHRFCKKRFESAFSKFPLQDAMIKDTLERATEPQLDLKAYLKDAYMHPVFKGGEVAMMDVEEEDDDDHYLVATKRSSRRGSQAGTQEGSPEDRTGGIYAAV from the exons GCCATTAACAGTCTATCTGCATTACTATTTCTTGTGGCATTTGCAATCTTACGTCTTCAGCCCGTCAATGATCGGGTTTATTTCCCAAAATGGTATCTCAAAGGCATACGCGAAAATCCAAGCACTGCAGGACCTTATGTAAAGAAATTTCTGAATTTAGATGTTAGAATGTATCTAAGATTCTTGAATTGGGTGCCTGCTGCTTTACGAATGCCAGAACCTGAGCTTATAGATCATGCTGGCCTTGATTCTGCTGTCTACATCCGAATCTATCTTCTCGGGTTACTACTTACTTGTCTTGACCCACCCGTTTCACTTATTTCGAATTTTCACTTACCCATGTTGATAATTCTCTGCAGCTTGAAAATATTTGTTCCCATCGCTTTACTTGCTTTTGGTGTGCTGTTACCTGTCAATTATACAGGCCGAAATTTTAATACAATGAGCGATGATATGAAAGACTTAGCATTTGGTGAGATAGACAAGTTTTCGATATCCAATGTCCCGCCTGCATCAAAAAG GTTAATTGCACATATTTTAATGGCATATGTCTTCACATTTTGGACGTGTTACGTTCTTTATAAGGAATACAAAATTGTGACGGACATGAGACTACATTTCCTTGCTTCTCAAAAACGTCGTGCAGATCAGTTTACT GTTCTTGTGAGAAATGTCCCCTCGGACCCTGATGAATCTGTTAGTGAACATGTTGACCATTTCTTTCGTGTTAATCACCCTGATCAATACTTTCTACATAAG GTGGTGCACAACGCAAACAAGCTTGCACAAATGGTGGAACAGAAAAAGGATTTGCAGAATCGGCTTATTTACTACACTAATAAGCACGAGAGAAACCCCAATAAAAGGCCAACAACGAAG GCAGGTTTTTGGGGTCTTTGGGGGAAGAAGATCGACGCCATTGATTACTATACCCAAGAAATCGAGAAATTGAGCAAAGAA GAATTAGCAGAACGAGAGCGGGTGATTGATGACCCCAAATCGGTAGTCCCAGCTGCATTTGTTTCATTTAGATCACGGTGGGGTGCAGCCGTTTGTGCTCAAACCCAACAAACAAGGAACCCGACCCGCTGGCTCACAGATTGGGCTCCTGAACCACGCGATGTTTACTGGAACAACTTAGCCATACCATTTGTGGAACTCAATGTGCGAAAACTGATCATGGCTGTTGCTCTATTTGGTCTTACTTTCTGTTTCATGGTCCCAATTGCCATTGTTCAAACTTTAGCCAACATCGAATACATCGGAAAAGTTCTTCCCTTTCTGAAACCCCTTATCAATAA AGGATCCGTCAAGTCTTTCATTCAAGGGTTTCTTCCCGGGATAGTGTTGAAGATCTTTCTGCTTGTTCTTCCAATGATTTTAATGGAAATGTCCAAGATAGAAGGTTATGTTGCATTTTCGGCTTTGGAAGCTAGATCGGCTGGAAAATATCATCTTTTTTTGCTTGTGAATGTGTTTTTTGGAAGCATTATTACAGGAACCGCTCTTCAACAACTTAAAGAATTTTTGAAACAGTCACCATCTCA GATGCCAGAAACGGTGGGTGTGTCAATTCCAATGAAAGCAACGTTTTTTATTACATACATTATGGTTGATGGATGGGCTGGTGTGGCTGCTGAGATCTTGAGAGTTGTTCCATTAGTTATTTATCACTTGAAGAACATTTTCTTGGTGAAAACGGAAAAGGACAGAGATGAGGCAATGGATCCTGGTTCATTGCTTTGGCCTATAACCGAGCCTCGTCTACAGTTGTACTTCTTGCTTGGACTTGTCTACTCTACAGTCACTCCTATACTCCTGCCTTTCATTATCGTCTTCTTTGCTTTTGCCTATCTGGTTTTCCGTCATCAG GTCATCAATGTATACCACCAGAAGTACGAGAGTGCAGCATCATATTGGCCAGGTGTTCATCATCGTATTTTAATTGGTTTGATAATATCACAGATTACGTTGTTAGGATTGCTGAGCACAAAAGAGGCAGCCAACTCGACACCTTTGCTACTGGCACTCCCGATCCTAACCTTGTGGTTCCATAGGTTTTGCAAGAAGCGGTTTGAATCTGCATTCAGTAAATTCCCATTACAG GATGCAATGATCAAAGATACTCTGGAAAGAGCAACAGAACCGCAATTGGATCTGAAAGCGTATTTAAAAGATGCTTATATGCATCCTGTTTTTAAAGGGGGAGAGGTTGCAATGATGGATGttgaggaagaagatgatgatgatcattATTTAGTTGCTACAAAGAGGTCTTCACGTAGGGGAAGTCAAGCTGGAACTCAGGAAGGTAGTCCTGAGGATAGAACGGGGGGTATATATGCTGCTGTTTAa
- the LOC110864259 gene encoding CSC1-like protein At4g02900 isoform X2 codes for MATVSDITVSAAINSLSALLFLVAFAILRLQPVNDRVYFPKWYLKGIRENPSTAGPYVKKFLNLDVRMYLRFLNWVPAALRMPEPELIDHAGLDSAVYIRIYLLGLKIFVPIALLAFGVLLPVNYTGRNFNTMSDDMKDLAFGEIDKFSISNVPPASKRLIAHILMAYVFTFWTCYVLYKEYKIVTDMRLHFLASQKRRADQFTVLVRNVPSDPDESVSEHVDHFFRVNHPDQYFLHKVVHNANKLAQMVEQKKDLQNRLIYYTNKHERNPNKRPTTKAGFWGLWGKKIDAIDYYTQEIEKLSKEELAERERVIDDPKSVVPAAFVSFRSRWGAAVCAQTQQTRNPTRWLTDWAPEPRDVYWNNLAIPFVELNVRKLIMAVALFGLTFCFMVPIAIVQTLANIEYIGKVLPFLKPLINKGSVKSFIQGFLPGIVLKIFLLVLPMILMEMSKIEGYVAFSALEARSAGKYHLFLLVNVFFGSIITGTALQQLKEFLKQSPSQMPETVGVSIPMKATFFITYIMVDGWAGVAAEILRVVPLVIYHLKNIFLVKTEKDRDEAMDPGSLLWPITEPRLQLYFLLGLVYSTVTPILLPFIIVFFAFAYLVFRHQVINVYHQKYESAASYWPGVHHRILIGLIISQITLLGLLSTKEAANSTPLLLALPILTLWFHRFCKKRFESAFSKFPLQDAMIKDTLERATEPQLDLKAYLKDAYMHPVFKGGEVAMMDVEEEDDDDHYLVATKRSSRRGSQAGTQEGSPEDRTGGIYAAV; via the exons GCCATTAACAGTCTATCTGCATTACTATTTCTTGTGGCATTTGCAATCTTACGTCTTCAGCCCGTCAATGATCGGGTTTATTTCCCAAAATGGTATCTCAAAGGCATACGCGAAAATCCAAGCACTGCAGGACCTTATGTAAAGAAATTTCTGAATTTAGATGTTAGAATGTATCTAAGATTCTTGAATTGGGTGCCTGCTGCTTTACGAATGCCAGAACCTGAGCTTATAGATCATGCTGGCCTTGATTCTGCTGTCTACATCCGAATCTATCTTCTCGG CTTGAAAATATTTGTTCCCATCGCTTTACTTGCTTTTGGTGTGCTGTTACCTGTCAATTATACAGGCCGAAATTTTAATACAATGAGCGATGATATGAAAGACTTAGCATTTGGTGAGATAGACAAGTTTTCGATATCCAATGTCCCGCCTGCATCAAAAAG GTTAATTGCACATATTTTAATGGCATATGTCTTCACATTTTGGACGTGTTACGTTCTTTATAAGGAATACAAAATTGTGACGGACATGAGACTACATTTCCTTGCTTCTCAAAAACGTCGTGCAGATCAGTTTACT GTTCTTGTGAGAAATGTCCCCTCGGACCCTGATGAATCTGTTAGTGAACATGTTGACCATTTCTTTCGTGTTAATCACCCTGATCAATACTTTCTACATAAG GTGGTGCACAACGCAAACAAGCTTGCACAAATGGTGGAACAGAAAAAGGATTTGCAGAATCGGCTTATTTACTACACTAATAAGCACGAGAGAAACCCCAATAAAAGGCCAACAACGAAG GCAGGTTTTTGGGGTCTTTGGGGGAAGAAGATCGACGCCATTGATTACTATACCCAAGAAATCGAGAAATTGAGCAAAGAA GAATTAGCAGAACGAGAGCGGGTGATTGATGACCCCAAATCGGTAGTCCCAGCTGCATTTGTTTCATTTAGATCACGGTGGGGTGCAGCCGTTTGTGCTCAAACCCAACAAACAAGGAACCCGACCCGCTGGCTCACAGATTGGGCTCCTGAACCACGCGATGTTTACTGGAACAACTTAGCCATACCATTTGTGGAACTCAATGTGCGAAAACTGATCATGGCTGTTGCTCTATTTGGTCTTACTTTCTGTTTCATGGTCCCAATTGCCATTGTTCAAACTTTAGCCAACATCGAATACATCGGAAAAGTTCTTCCCTTTCTGAAACCCCTTATCAATAA AGGATCCGTCAAGTCTTTCATTCAAGGGTTTCTTCCCGGGATAGTGTTGAAGATCTTTCTGCTTGTTCTTCCAATGATTTTAATGGAAATGTCCAAGATAGAAGGTTATGTTGCATTTTCGGCTTTGGAAGCTAGATCGGCTGGAAAATATCATCTTTTTTTGCTTGTGAATGTGTTTTTTGGAAGCATTATTACAGGAACCGCTCTTCAACAACTTAAAGAATTTTTGAAACAGTCACCATCTCA GATGCCAGAAACGGTGGGTGTGTCAATTCCAATGAAAGCAACGTTTTTTATTACATACATTATGGTTGATGGATGGGCTGGTGTGGCTGCTGAGATCTTGAGAGTTGTTCCATTAGTTATTTATCACTTGAAGAACATTTTCTTGGTGAAAACGGAAAAGGACAGAGATGAGGCAATGGATCCTGGTTCATTGCTTTGGCCTATAACCGAGCCTCGTCTACAGTTGTACTTCTTGCTTGGACTTGTCTACTCTACAGTCACTCCTATACTCCTGCCTTTCATTATCGTCTTCTTTGCTTTTGCCTATCTGGTTTTCCGTCATCAG GTCATCAATGTATACCACCAGAAGTACGAGAGTGCAGCATCATATTGGCCAGGTGTTCATCATCGTATTTTAATTGGTTTGATAATATCACAGATTACGTTGTTAGGATTGCTGAGCACAAAAGAGGCAGCCAACTCGACACCTTTGCTACTGGCACTCCCGATCCTAACCTTGTGGTTCCATAGGTTTTGCAAGAAGCGGTTTGAATCTGCATTCAGTAAATTCCCATTACAG GATGCAATGATCAAAGATACTCTGGAAAGAGCAACAGAACCGCAATTGGATCTGAAAGCGTATTTAAAAGATGCTTATATGCATCCTGTTTTTAAAGGGGGAGAGGTTGCAATGATGGATGttgaggaagaagatgatgatgatcattATTTAGTTGCTACAAAGAGGTCTTCACGTAGGGGAAGTCAAGCTGGAACTCAGGAAGGTAGTCCTGAGGATAGAACGGGGGGTATATATGCTGCTGTTTAa
- the LOC110864258 gene encoding methyl-CpG-binding domain-containing protein 4: MEEKGSANGSPAVTKSSAKKSRVPPQSSVDTFAVQCNECFKWRTVATEEEFEEYRSKQSEDPFVCKKREGIECDTPADIEYDSSRTWVMDKPNIPKTPKGFQRVIVLRKDYSKMDVQYITPDGTRIRATPGIITYLKEHPEYSSHVSPSDFCFASPKVMSDTVPDHVEKKSPVKKQKKST; the protein is encoded by the exons ATGGAGGAGAAAGGGTCTGCAAATGGGTCACCGGCGGTGACGAAATCGTCGGCTAAG AAATCAAGGGTCCCACCTCAGAGTTCGGTTGACACATTTGCTGTGCAATGTAACGAGTGTTTCAAATGGAGGACGGTAGCAACTGAAGAAGAATTCGAAGAGTACAGAAGCAAGCAAAGTGAAGATCCATTTGTTTGCAAGAAACGTGAAGGAATTGAATGTGATACTCCTGCTGATATCGAGTATGATTCTTCTAGAACATGGGTGATGGATAAGCCCAACATCCCAAAAACCCCAAAAGGTTTTCAGAGAGTAATTGTCCTCAGAAAAGATTACTCTAAAATGGATGTGCAGTATATCACACCAGATGGCACAAGGATAAGAGCTACGCCAGGGATCATAACCTATCTTAAAGAACACCCAGAATACAGTAGTCACGTGTCCCCATCTGATTTCTGCTTCGCATCTCCTAAGGTAATGAGTGACACCGTTCCAGATCACGTCGAGAAAAAAAGCCCCGTCAAGAAACAGAAAAAATCAACTTAG
- the LOC110864257 gene encoding putative E3 ubiquitin-protein ligase RF298 has translation MTTQEEDSGSGWDNTTVADLAKLFSDTLHACFRNAIKKISQNGYSKDTAEETVLKCGPFYGGINDDMVSSIADRALDYLQIRNCHTWYRFDDIHRLVEYMMLEMVTMLTYIKPSLSVHEAMWTLLICDLNVHVASEAEFDPHKCFIRRSPSKPQTQTETEIPSPDQEETIAALNLTKPPGRSDEKCRCCKKWCSGNKRNLTSFEKAFKGQMSKKALKAKIVNLVDNKQSPSVSKENPLKEIEEEKPKVTTPKPFKTADYYLAGIPFDESKGEHVPQDDQDKMILTAVAQLQSLQKQVKSWDDWASVKVMQVANRLSQDGPEIKKLKAEKVEAENLKKDKEATEESTKKKLSEMTAALTTTDCQFKMSTSTIARLESENSVLKRDKERAEKRSLIEANSLAEALCKELEVLKKSELCGSEKKLLEEELKSLKQEVGPNQRDLDKAKLLLKETETRLAQEEREAAKFYEEAKSIRNERERLEALAEAGGERAMKRAAKELKKVETEIKRLEYEIAALNLEAETKKIAGGMSWQLGCEGLSHDECVMCLSEEMTVLFVPCGHQVLCDECNVIHEDNGMKECPSCRTPIQKRINCLFAKSNANF, from the exons ATGACTACTCAGGAGGaggattctggttctggttgggaTAATACAACTGTAGCTGATCTTGCAAAACTATTTTCAGACACCTTACATGCGTGTTTTCGTAACGCTATTAAAAAGATCAGCCAGAATGGTTACAGCAAGGACACTGCTGAGGAAACGGTTTTGAAATGTGGTCCATTTTATGGCGGCATCAATGACGACATGGTCTCATCTATAGCCGATCGTGCTTTGGATTATCTTCAAATCAGAAACTGTCATACATGGTACAGATTTGATGATATTCACAGATTGGTGGAGTATATGATGCTGGAGATGGTGACTATGCTAACATATATTAAACCGTCTCTATCTGTTCATGAAGCAATGTGGACTCTTTTGATATGCGATTTGAATGTACATGTTGCAAGTGAGGCTGAATTTGACCCTCACAAGTGCTTCATACGTCGTAGTCCTTCAAAACCGCAAACTCAAACTGAAACTGAAATCCCATCTCCAGATCAAGAAGAAACCATAGCGGCCTTAAACCTTACTAAACCCCCCGGGAGAAGTGATGAAAAATGTCGATGCTGTAAAAAATGGTGCTCGGGGAACAAAAGAAATTTAACTTCTTTTGAAAAGGCATTTAAGGGACAAATGTCAAAGAAAGCCCTAAAGGCAAAAATCGTTAATCTGGTAGACAACAAACAGTCACCATCTGTAAGTAAGGAAAACCCTTTAAAAGAAATCGAAGAAGAGAAACCAAAAGTCACAACACCAAAGCCTTTTAAAACTGCTGATTATTATTTGGCGGGAATCCCGTTTGATGAATCCAAGGGTGAGCATGTGCCACAAGATGACCAGGATAAAATGATACTGACTGCAGTTGCTCAACTTCAATCATTGCAGAAACAAGTTAAAAGTTGGGATGATTGGGCTAGTGTGAAGGTGATGCAAGTAGCTAACAGGCTTAGTCAAGATGGGCCCGAAATAAAAAAACTGAAAGCAGAAAAGGTGGAAGCAGAGAATTTAAAGAAAGATAAAGAAGCTACGGAAGAGAGTACAAAAAAGAAGCTCTCAGAAATGACAGCTGCACTGACTACTACTGATTGCCAGTTTAAGATGTCTACTTCAACTATTGCGAGGCTGGAGTCTGAAAATTCAGTCTTGAAACGTGACAAGGAAAGAGCTGAAAAACGAAGCCTGATTGAAGCTAACAGTTTGGCGGAAGCCCTGTGTAAAGAGCTGGAAGTGTTAAAGAAGTCTGAATTGTGTGGGTCTGAAAAGAAGTTATTGGAGGAAGAGCTTAAATCACTGAAACAGGAAGTGGGTCCAAATCAACGAGACCTTGACAAGGCTAAACTTCTTCTTAAAGAGACAGAG ACCAGATTAGCACAGGAAGAACGGGAAGCAGCTAAGTTTTATGAAGAGGCTAAATCAATAAGAAATGAAAGAGAACGGCTGGAGGCATTGGCAGAGGCAGGTGGTGAGAGGGCTATGAAAAGGGCCGCAAAAGAGTTGAAAAAAGTTGAAACTGAAATTAAGAGACTTGAGTATGAGATTGCTGCACTGAACTTAGAAGCAGAAACCAAGAAAATTGCAGGCGGCATGAGCTGGCAATTAGGGTGTGAAGGTTTGAGTCATGACGAGTGTGTGATGTGTTTGAGCGAAGAAATGACAGTGCTTTTTGTTCCATGTGGACATCAAGTTTTATGTGATGAATGCAATGTGATCCATGAAGATAATGGAATGAAGGAGTGTCCGTCTTGCAGGACTCCAATTCAGAAGAGGATCAACTGCTTGTTTGCTAAATCTAACGCTAACTTTTGA